A region from the Desulfomarina profundi genome encodes:
- a CDS encoding ParA family protein, producing the protein MKIVACYSNKGGVGKTATSVNLAYSCAMDGYRVLLCDLDPQGASGFYFRVKPSRKLKKQAFFKDVDCFTGAIRASDFENLDLLPANMSYRDFDIFLSRMKNSRSRLKKALKSVKNDYDVLILDCPPNISLLSENVFRVSDRIVVPVIPTTLSERTLEQLFGFFREKKYQKNKLLPFFSMVQRSKKLHNETMVRLKKKYRKFLQKSIPFSTDIEKMGLHREPVLSYAERSAAAKAYRKLWREIRREMDL; encoded by the coding sequence ATGAAAATAGTAGCCTGCTACAGTAATAAGGGCGGTGTTGGCAAGACGGCCACTTCCGTCAATCTCGCCTACAGTTGCGCCATGGACGGCTATCGCGTGTTGCTCTGCGACCTGGATCCCCAGGGGGCGTCCGGGTTTTATTTTCGGGTGAAACCGTCCAGAAAGTTGAAAAAACAGGCCTTTTTCAAGGATGTTGATTGTTTTACGGGAGCTATTCGTGCCAGTGATTTCGAGAATCTGGATTTACTGCCCGCCAACATGAGTTACCGTGATTTTGATATTTTTCTCTCCAGAATGAAAAATAGCAGATCCCGTCTGAAAAAGGCCTTGAAGAGTGTAAAAAATGATTATGATGTTCTTATCCTTGACTGCCCTCCCAATATTTCTCTTCTTTCGGAGAATGTGTTCAGGGTGTCGGACAGGATTGTGGTTCCGGTGATCCCGACAACCCTTTCCGAACGAACCCTGGAACAGTTGTTCGGGTTTTTCAGGGAGAAAAAATATCAGAAAAATAAACTGTTACCGTTTTTCTCCATGGTACAGAGAAGTAAAAAACTTCACAATGAAACCATGGTGAGACTGAAGAAAAAATACAGGAAATTTTTGCAGAAATCGATTCCGTTCTCCACTGACATAGAAAAAATGGGTCTGCACAGAGAACCTGTTTTGTCTTATGCAGAACGAAGTGCAGCAGCAAAGGCTTACAGGAAACTGTGGCGGGAGATCAGGCGGGAAATGGATTTGTGA
- a CDS encoding sensor histidine kinase, with amino-acid sequence MINIVDNAVKYTTGNDSQIRCSLYRKEEGVYVELFNTCGGIPARDLGRIFNQFYRVEKSRATDLGGSGLGLTIVKRIIDLHNGEIAVQNSDGGVTVCIRL; translated from the coding sequence CTGATCAATATTGTTGACAATGCGGTAAAATATACTACCGGCAATGATTCGCAGATTCGTTGTTCCCTTTACCGGAAAGAAGAAGGTGTTTACGTGGAACTGTTCAATACCTGTGGGGGAATACCAGCCAGAGACCTGGGTCGTATTTTTAACCAGTTTTACCGGGTTGAGAAATCACGTGCCACAGATCTTGGCGGATCAGGACTGGGTTTGACTATTGTCAAAAGAATCATTGATCTTCACAATGGGGAAATTGCTGTTCAGAACAGTGATGGTGGTGTCACGGTTTGCATCAGGTTGTAG
- a CDS encoding TonB-dependent receptor plug domain-containing protein: protein MFFDDEMLVQTASRHSKPLTEVAENLTVVNGTAIKAMNAHTLYEVLARVPGLFVTYDGMDFGSAASLTIHGASSEDLHRILVLLDGVRLNLSSNGNAILNGIPVSIIERLEIIKGPASSSWGSAMGGVVNIITKAAWKKGHEGQVYGSYGTADSREVRMELSGKGTDAGYYLFAGNQHSDGLTEDRFFNNTQVYVKGNATLKPGIRLVLSGGSFRPEWKNLNFPPADLMITAENRNGFFTSGLDQSVGNLLSFHLSGGIIARNYTKKYNVLSGLIGTPDETLSKQTWREKSYNLNSRLVYSDDIHTFVLGAEYAYNRLETSVDSTATAVVAWGTSSSSELPPATNKTVGVYLNDTLSWGRFTLTPGVRYDYNSISNDFISPSLGLVYRATENNRLRITAARGFSTPYFSLLRDISQNQSSNPNLKPEEIWSVQAGLETKSIPLLLCKTTLFFHNIDEIWEYSPNSGQIENGDNTKRSGFEIEVESVPFHGLSVTGGFTYTMDDPDNTSSEDFYNTQITVNYTNPELFSLQLFGTALKWLKGTTFEAEEDFIWDLNISRHFPSVSFASGFDLFMTVHNLFNGDQYWSSFYPNPERWVEAGLKFRF from the coding sequence ATGTTTTTTGATGACGAAATGCTGGTGCAGACTGCGTCGCGGCACTCCAAACCACTGACCGAGGTTGCGGAAAACCTCACTGTTGTCAATGGAACCGCCATAAAGGCAATGAATGCCCATACCCTGTATGAAGTACTCGCTCGTGTACCCGGACTCTTTGTCACATATGACGGGATGGATTTTGGCAGCGCTGCTTCCCTGACCATTCACGGTGCAAGCAGCGAAGACCTGCACCGAATCCTGGTTTTACTGGATGGAGTCAGGTTAAACCTGTCTTCAAATGGCAATGCGATTCTGAACGGTATCCCGGTATCAATCATTGAAAGACTTGAAATCATCAAAGGCCCCGCCTCTTCAAGCTGGGGTTCAGCCATGGGTGGTGTCGTCAATATTATCACCAAAGCAGCATGGAAAAAAGGTCATGAGGGGCAGGTATACGGTTCCTACGGCACTGCGGACAGCCGTGAAGTGAGAATGGAACTCTCCGGCAAGGGAACGGATGCGGGCTACTATCTTTTTGCCGGTAACCAACATTCGGACGGACTGACAGAGGACAGGTTCTTTAACAACACTCAGGTCTATGTCAAGGGGAACGCGACACTCAAACCGGGTATCCGGCTGGTGTTGAGTGGAGGCAGTTTCCGGCCCGAATGGAAAAATCTCAATTTTCCCCCAGCGGATCTCATGATTACGGCAGAAAACCGAAATGGTTTTTTCACCAGTGGTCTGGACCAGTCAGTGGGAAATCTGCTCAGTTTTCATTTAAGCGGCGGGATCATCGCCAGAAATTACACAAAAAAGTACAACGTACTTTCGGGGCTGATTGGTACGCCGGATGAAACATTGTCGAAACAGACCTGGCGGGAAAAAAGTTATAACCTGAACAGTAGACTGGTTTACAGTGACGACATTCATACCTTCGTTCTGGGAGCCGAATATGCTTATAACAGACTTGAAACCTCTGTGGATTCAACCGCCACAGCTGTTGTCGCCTGGGGAACATCATCGTCCAGTGAGCTTCCACCGGCCACCAATAAAACTGTTGGTGTCTATCTAAACGATACCCTGTCCTGGGGCAGGTTCACCCTGACTCCTGGAGTTCGCTATGACTATAACTCCATCAGTAATGATTTCATCAGTCCCAGTCTCGGACTGGTTTACAGGGCAACCGAGAACAACAGGCTGCGAATAACTGCGGCCCGTGGTTTTTCCACACCCTACTTTTCCCTGCTGAGAGATATCTCCCAGAATCAATCCTCTAATCCGAACCTTAAACCGGAAGAAATATGGTCAGTTCAAGCTGGCCTGGAAACCAAGTCCATTCCTCTCCTGCTCTGTAAAACAACACTTTTTTTTCATAATATCGACGAGATCTGGGAGTACAGCCCCAACAGTGGCCAAATTGAAAATGGCGACAACACTAAAAGGTCCGGCTTTGAAATTGAAGTGGAATCTGTTCCTTTCCACGGCCTGAGTGTGACGGGCGGATTCACCTATACCATGGATGATCCCGATAACACATCAAGTGAAGATTTTTATAACACCCAGATAACTGTGAACTACACCAACCCGGAACTTTTTTCTCTCCAGCTGTTCGGCACAGCCTTAAAATGGCTGAAAGGAACGACTTTTGAGGCGGAAGAAGATTTCATATGGGATCTGAATATCAGCAGACACTTCCCGTCCGTTTCATTTGCTTCAGGCTTTGATCTTTTTATGACAGTGCACAACCTCTTTAATGGTGATCAATACTGGTCGAGTTTCTATCCCAATCCTGAACGATGGGTTGAGGCCGGATTGAAATTTCGCTTTTAA
- a CDS encoding TIGR01777 family oxidoreductase: MTTHYNTFIHRSSYPCLAQDLYDFHARPGALQRLLPPWENTTVISSDEGITPGSRARVKLHTGPLSLNFEALHVEEKPGQMFRDVQEKGPFAHWSHTHIFHDSGGKTILEDRIEYGLYGHLFIPALIKQQIENKLTRLFRHRQQILTHDIAVHGKYSRKPLNILVTGAGGMLGRRLLPFLTTGGHRVWRLVRRRPCSNKNEIFWDPEKNYLQAVDLPPLDAVIHLAGEPIGLNCWNEERKNRVLTSRTAGTELLSRTLAELNNPPSVLLSASAVGYYGDCGHNPVDENCNPGEDFIAQVCHRWEKSTLSAQQAGIRTVLMRIGVTLSPKGGALKRILSTAPFGFMRHFGSGRQYISWICEDDLLAAMLHAMTTPALEGPVNMAAPRAVTNGELMRVLSTVTGRPLLLPMPGRLFEIMYGQMAREVILSGCRVSTKKLEKTGFVFNWPTIEPALGYLLGKEQKEP; this comes from the coding sequence TTGACAACACATTACAACACCTTTATCCATCGATCCTCTTATCCCTGTCTGGCACAGGATCTTTACGATTTTCACGCAAGACCGGGTGCCCTGCAGCGGTTACTGCCTCCCTGGGAAAACACCACGGTCATTTCCAGCGACGAAGGCATAACTCCGGGATCCCGGGCCAGGGTCAAACTGCATACAGGCCCTTTGAGCCTGAACTTTGAAGCACTGCATGTGGAGGAAAAACCTGGGCAAATGTTCAGGGATGTCCAAGAAAAGGGTCCCTTTGCCCACTGGTCACACACCCACATTTTCCATGACAGCGGAGGTAAAACCATCCTGGAGGACAGGATCGAATACGGGCTTTATGGCCATCTATTTATCCCCGCGCTCATCAAACAGCAAATCGAGAACAAACTTACCAGACTCTTCCGACATCGACAACAAATCCTCACACATGATATTGCAGTCCATGGAAAATACAGCAGAAAACCGCTCAATATCCTTGTAACAGGAGCCGGTGGTATGCTTGGCAGAAGATTGCTGCCTTTTCTGACAACGGGGGGACATCGGGTCTGGCGACTCGTCCGCAGGCGCCCCTGTTCCAACAAAAATGAGATTTTCTGGGATCCGGAAAAAAACTATCTGCAGGCAGTTGACCTGCCCCCACTGGATGCGGTCATCCATCTGGCCGGAGAACCGATAGGCCTCAATTGCTGGAACGAGGAGAGAAAAAATAGAGTTCTCACCAGCAGGACAGCAGGAACCGAACTTCTCTCACGGACCCTTGCAGAACTGAATAATCCGCCGTCAGTTCTTCTTTCGGCCTCGGCCGTTGGATATTATGGTGATTGCGGTCACAATCCCGTAGATGAAAACTGCAATCCTGGAGAGGATTTCATCGCACAAGTCTGTCACCGGTGGGAAAAATCCACATTGTCTGCTCAACAGGCCGGTATCCGCACTGTCCTTATGCGGATCGGAGTAACCCTGTCTCCGAAAGGTGGCGCTCTGAAACGTATACTCTCCACGGCCCCTTTCGGATTTATGCGCCATTTCGGCTCCGGCAGGCAATATATCAGCTGGATCTGCGAAGATGACCTGCTTGCGGCCATGCTCCACGCCATGACAACCCCCGCTCTTGAAGGTCCGGTAAACATGGCAGCTCCCCGGGCGGTCACCAATGGAGAACTGATGCGTGTTCTCTCAACCGTAACGGGGCGGCCCCTGCTCCTTCCCATGCCGGGGCGCCTGTTTGAAATCATGTATGGACAAATGGCCCGGGAAGTCATACTCTCCGGGTGTCGTGTTTCCACAAAAAAGCTGGAAAAAACCGGTTTTGTTTTCAACTGGCCGACAATTGAACCGGCACTGGGTTATCTCCTTGGAAAAGAACAGAAAGAACCATGA
- a CDS encoding histidine kinase dimerization/phospho-acceptor domain-containing protein, whose amino-acid sequence MTFRVRVFTLDFQGEKYLVQIARPMEKLEEEVTDLAIAIPAGLIVFALALVGLGYFAAGKILQPIATINSLAREITEKTLNKRIPVAKNRDEIYTLATSLNRMFDRLQYSFERQKEFIANASHELKTPLAMQRLFFDEAWIRNDLPEDFQQQVDVQIKNCYRMDRLVKDLLDLSALELKDSFEPEDVDLSDMVSAVLCDFKEIIAAAEIRLVTDIQPDIHLGATGKN is encoded by the coding sequence ATGACATTCAGGGTTCGAGTCTTTACGCTTGATTTTCAGGGGGAGAAATACCTTGTTCAGATCGCCAGACCAATGGAAAAACTGGAGGAAGAAGTCACCGATCTGGCCATTGCCATTCCAGCAGGTCTCATCGTATTTGCCCTTGCCCTGGTAGGGCTTGGGTATTTTGCCGCAGGAAAAATACTGCAGCCGATTGCGACCATTAATTCCCTGGCCCGGGAAATTACGGAAAAGACACTCAACAAGAGGATTCCGGTCGCAAAGAACCGGGATGAAATTTACACCCTTGCCACATCACTGAACCGGATGTTCGACAGATTGCAGTATTCTTTTGAACGCCAGAAGGAATTTATTGCCAATGCCTCCCACGAACTGAAAACACCCCTGGCCATGCAGCGTCTTTTTTTTGATGAGGCGTGGATCAGAAACGATCTGCCGGAGGATTTCCAGCAGCAGGTTGATGTACAGATAAAGAACTGTTATCGCATGGATCGGCTGGTCAAAGATCTGCTTGATCTTTCAGCCCTGGAGCTGAAGGATTCATTCGAACCGGAGGATGTTGATCTATCGGATATGGTTTCTGCCGTATTATGTGATTTCAAGGAAATTATTGCCGCTGCAGAAATCAGGCTTGTCACTGATATTCAGCCCGATATTCACCTGGGGGCGACAGGGAAAAATTAA
- a CDS encoding helix-turn-helix domain-containing protein, whose protein sequence is MSQTTEILERFYKATQTQSHSGLADYLKINRQAVYSAIRNDKIPKEWFFKIAEKTDYSLDWLFDGRGPMKREQACYLEQGNSCEEMDTDDNYSGNVQFEDNWMIKATGDPVEDYLATIAFLEKIVLKQSEKISTPHVDRIKQFALSFTGTAA, encoded by the coding sequence ATGAGTCAAACTACTGAAATTCTGGAAAGGTTCTACAAGGCTACTCAAACACAATCACATTCTGGGTTGGCAGATTACCTGAAAATTAATCGTCAAGCCGTATACTCGGCAATTCGAAACGATAAAATTCCTAAAGAGTGGTTTTTTAAAATAGCTGAGAAAACTGATTATTCCCTTGATTGGCTTTTTGATGGGAGGGGGCCGATGAAACGTGAACAGGCCTGCTATCTTGAACAGGGAAATTCATGCGAGGAAATGGATACGGATGATAATTATTCAGGAAATGTTCAATTTGAAGATAATTGGATGATTAAAGCAACTGGAGACCCTGTAGAAGATTATCTGGCGACTATAGCATTTTTGGAAAAAATAGTGCTCAAGCAAAGCGAGAAGATCAGTACACCACATGTTGACAGAATAAAGCAGTTTGCTTTGAGTTTTACCGGAACAGCTGCCTGA
- a CDS encoding PAS domain-containing protein, whose product MIPQKNTFSEGDSRLSDGSLDNIDTVKRVTELEAENEKLRTKIKRFEKLLQGKDEQIHASEEFGRIVSQNMYTCEYWTTPAGELIFMSPSCERLTGYKPEYFYENERRLLTIIIEEDLVEVVKELRRALQDPRNIPSWEVFFRIRRKDGEIRKVRQINKKIYGFDDVYLGKWSSNIDLTGFSEETGCF is encoded by the coding sequence ATGATACCTCAAAAGAATACCTTTTCAGAAGGTGATTCTCGTTTGTCTGATGGCAGTTTGGATAACATCGACACAGTCAAGCGAGTAACAGAACTGGAAGCAGAAAATGAAAAATTGAGAACAAAAATAAAGAGGTTTGAAAAACTGCTTCAAGGAAAAGATGAACAAATTCATGCCAGTGAAGAGTTCGGTCGGATTGTCAGTCAAAATATGTATACTTGTGAATATTGGACCACACCTGCTGGAGAATTGATTTTCATGTCTCCTTCTTGTGAGAGATTGACAGGATATAAACCTGAGTATTTTTATGAAAATGAACGGCGCCTGTTAACTATTATAATAGAAGAAGATCTTGTTGAGGTCGTAAAAGAATTAAGAAGAGCTCTGCAGGATCCCAGAAATATACCCTCTTGGGAAGTATTCTTTCGTATCAGGAGAAAAGATGGTGAAATTCGCAAGGTGAGACAGATAAATAAAAAAATATATGGTTTTGACGACGTTTATTTGGGAAAATGGTCGAGTAATATTGATTTGACGGGATTTTCTGAAGAAACAGGTTGTTTTTAA
- a CDS encoding CHAD domain-containing protein — translation MFSFTGKAVMESSSFVFTFPDDKIIRESKPLKIGKSPFSLEVTAGLFEEGRLLDTFTEEVRKSGKLLFSINDRLLLIDWRSGDIFEQPVDYSWSFLPELKSGPVRDNLKGVSEIRAINPVAGLKIRQDKGLVLDDEVKTRVRLSFFSFRRKNKSLLFGVTRILRGYEKTHGILVSWLLAEGAQENSDPLAVYAQLGIQTRDYSVKPRLDISGTDDIKKSVTTIIRTSLGVAEQNEPGIIADLDTEFLHDYRVSFRKIRSALSLFSGIYESKETARLKKEFGELMKKTNRLRDLDVYLLDRDRYFSLVPESSHEGLEILFTHLRRVRKTEHRAFCRVLKSKEYRKSMDTWKELFSDPSNLSDGRQKRRVSSVFAAKRIVKRYKKVCRIARSIDARTEDAVVHELRIECKKLRYLMEFSTPFFAGKKMKKLIRSLKRLQDNLGRFNDYSVQQRFPSEFFEEKMKRSRKGIKMAEAIGALTAMLYQLQCRERDLVMENFARFDTEKVHAAFQELFEHQVKGLSE, via the coding sequence ATGTTTTCTTTTACCGGGAAAGCTGTTATGGAATCGTCTTCTTTTGTTTTTACCTTTCCAGATGATAAAATAATAAGGGAATCCAAACCCCTGAAAATTGGTAAGAGTCCGTTCTCCCTCGAAGTAACTGCCGGATTGTTTGAGGAAGGCAGGTTGCTGGATACATTCACTGAAGAGGTGAGAAAGTCCGGAAAACTGCTGTTTTCGATCAACGACCGTCTGCTTCTTATTGACTGGCGTTCAGGAGACATTTTTGAACAGCCGGTGGATTATTCCTGGTCGTTCCTGCCGGAACTGAAGAGTGGTCCCGTCCGCGATAATCTGAAAGGTGTCTCGGAAATCAGAGCGATCAATCCCGTGGCCGGACTGAAGATAAGACAAGATAAAGGGCTGGTTCTTGATGATGAGGTCAAGACCAGGGTTCGGTTGTCATTTTTTTCCTTCAGACGAAAGAATAAATCACTTCTGTTCGGGGTAACCCGAATCCTGCGGGGATACGAAAAGACTCATGGAATACTTGTCTCCTGGCTGCTGGCTGAAGGCGCACAGGAAAACAGTGATCCCCTAGCGGTTTATGCACAGCTGGGTATTCAGACAAGGGATTACTCGGTAAAACCCCGGCTGGATATTTCCGGGACGGATGATATTAAAAAGAGTGTTACCACTATAATCAGGACATCTCTCGGAGTTGCCGAGCAGAATGAGCCTGGTATTATAGCCGACCTGGATACGGAATTTCTACACGATTATCGGGTGAGTTTTCGTAAAATACGTTCGGCACTGAGCCTTTTCAGCGGAATCTATGAAAGTAAGGAGACAGCCCGCCTGAAAAAGGAATTCGGTGAGCTGATGAAAAAGACAAATCGTCTGAGGGATCTGGACGTATATCTCCTTGACCGGGATCGATATTTCAGCCTGGTACCGGAAAGCAGTCACGAAGGGCTGGAAATACTGTTTACTCATCTGCGGCGTGTAAGAAAAACCGAGCACCGTGCTTTCTGCAGGGTACTCAAGAGCAAGGAGTATAGAAAGAGTATGGATACCTGGAAAGAACTGTTCAGTGATCCATCCAACCTGTCAGATGGTAGACAGAAAAGGAGAGTGTCATCCGTCTTTGCGGCAAAGCGTATTGTAAAACGGTATAAAAAGGTCTGCAGGATTGCCCGGTCAATTGATGCCCGCACAGAAGATGCGGTTGTTCATGAACTGCGTATAGAGTGTAAAAAACTTCGCTATCTCATGGAGTTTTCCACTCCGTTTTTTGCCGGGAAAAAAATGAAAAAACTCATTCGTTCCCTGAAAAGACTGCAGGATAATCTCGGAAGATTTAACGATTATTCTGTGCAGCAGCGCTTTCCCTCTGAGTTTTTCGAAGAAAAGATGAAACGGAGTCGTAAGGGAATAAAAATGGCCGAGGCCATAGGTGCTCTTACTGCCATGCTCTACCAGTTGCAATGCCGGGAGAGAGATCTGGTAATGGAAAATTTTGCCAGGTTTGATACCGAGAAGGTTCACGCGGCTTTTCAGGAACTTTTTGAACATCAAGTCAAAGGACTGTCAGAATGA
- a CDS encoding sigma-54-dependent transcriptional regulator encodes MFTHRYIANYDALGIPEDITQTITRSFQNNQQKDNIPSGNNINQLNSYKIIGNSTSIRTVNESISKLAKMDRVSVLITGEPGTGKELIARGIHNGSKRKNKPFVPINCAEINPDLIRGELFGYVKGIFTGAGEDTDGCFLKAGEGTLVLDEIGDLPLEAQGILLRVLQERQIRRIGDAKETPVKCRFIFITNKNLRELVNSGHFKEDLYYRITQGEILFSPPLRERQEDKLYIAVYLLIKISVELGFTNESSVYISNSFIRVINKYEFPGNIRELEGIITRILIRNQTGPVTDTDFYGSLNLERTDHSPPSKLSKDDPAIKIWQKKLRDISGILSKNKIFIAESLACLTKKEFSQNEFISQMKRRTRLHDNTLRRYLSILKKHKFLTHNNEKTNKVRYRIADQEVPGLMKNGGHLL; translated from the coding sequence ATGTTTACTCATCGTTATATTGCCAATTATGACGCTCTCGGTATTCCAGAAGATATTACCCAAACAATTACACGTAGTTTTCAAAACAATCAGCAAAAAGACAATATTCCTTCTGGAAACAATATTAATCAATTGAATTCATATAAAATTATTGGAAATTCAACCTCTATCCGGACCGTAAACGAATCAATTTCAAAACTGGCAAAAATGGACAGAGTTTCCGTACTGATAACTGGAGAACCCGGTACAGGAAAAGAATTGATTGCCAGAGGAATCCACAATGGCAGCAAAAGGAAAAATAAACCTTTCGTGCCAATTAATTGTGCCGAAATAAACCCTGATCTCATTCGCGGGGAACTGTTTGGATACGTAAAAGGAATATTTACAGGTGCAGGGGAGGATACCGATGGATGTTTTTTAAAGGCAGGAGAAGGCACTCTTGTCCTTGACGAAATCGGCGATCTTCCGCTCGAAGCACAGGGCATATTGCTCAGGGTTTTACAGGAAAGGCAAATCCGCAGGATCGGGGATGCAAAAGAAACCCCTGTGAAATGCAGATTTATTTTTATAACCAATAAAAATCTTCGTGAATTAGTCAATTCCGGACATTTCAAGGAAGACCTCTACTACAGAATAACCCAGGGTGAAATATTATTCTCTCCACCTCTCAGAGAGAGACAGGAGGATAAATTGTATATTGCTGTTTACCTTCTTATAAAAATATCAGTAGAGCTCGGGTTCACAAATGAATCGTCTGTCTATATTTCTAATTCCTTTATTCGGGTAATCAACAAATATGAATTCCCAGGAAATATAAGAGAACTTGAGGGAATCATTACCAGAATACTCATTCGCAACCAGACAGGACCGGTGACAGATACGGATTTTTATGGAAGCCTCAATCTGGAAAGGACAGATCACAGCCCACCCTCCAAACTCAGCAAAGACGATCCGGCAATAAAAATCTGGCAGAAAAAACTGCGAGACATCAGCGGCATCCTTTCCAAAAACAAGATTTTCATTGCCGAAAGTCTGGCCTGTTTAACAAAAAAGGAATTCAGCCAGAATGAATTTATTTCTCAAATGAAACGACGTACTCGTCTGCATGACAATACCCTGAGAAGATATCTCTCAATTTTGAAAAAACATAAATTTCTTACTCACAATAACGAAAAAACAAATAAAGTCAGATACAGGATTGCAGATCAGGAAGTACCTGGACTGATGAAAAATGGGGGTCATCTACTTTGA
- a CDS encoding radical SAM/SPASM domain-containing protein, which produces MVQYKSSIFNLEKACIFQGKSHRAIYNTLTGSLVLLPENDIRELVTNKGKKNELLKKLVEMNIWVEDNIDEFQVYQHWYQQQIHDGRSVGSKMLVTGECNNRCRYCIIEKSSISMDRETADRINDFYFQHIEETSPVEVVDDYSGGEPWMKHSLILEIAEKRKTFCEKRGIPYSFQITTNGTLISSNSVEKLQRVGLDRLRVSFAGPADLHDYLRPGRNGQGTYDVIVKNLREISGNISIRIEYQYDGLDDSYLRAPEMLDDFIDNDISIDDVQFTPILAQRHSDEFKGGLDDPEKQVWLQHEAVKRNLSPPVAPPVNTCLAELKHRFVFDAAGFVLPCPSLQPGEMAYGDVVTGIDFYREAVMCNRLLPEKCRQCSLLPLCKGGCRNQALIKHGNFDGVDCRYGQILFYSMNYIEEEIKKAGGSVII; this is translated from the coding sequence ATGGTACAATATAAATCATCAATTTTCAATCTTGAAAAAGCTTGTATCTTTCAGGGAAAATCCCATCGTGCAATCTATAATACATTAACAGGCTCTCTGGTTTTGCTCCCCGAAAATGATATCAGGGAGCTGGTTACAAATAAGGGGAAAAAAAATGAGTTGTTAAAGAAACTTGTAGAGATGAATATTTGGGTTGAAGATAATATAGATGAGTTTCAAGTGTATCAGCACTGGTATCAGCAACAGATTCATGACGGACGAAGCGTTGGCTCAAAAATGCTGGTAACAGGAGAGTGTAACAACCGGTGTCGTTACTGTATTATTGAAAAAAGCAGCATTTCCATGGATAGAGAAACGGCAGACAGAATAAATGATTTTTATTTTCAACATATTGAGGAGACATCGCCAGTTGAGGTTGTAGATGATTACTCCGGTGGTGAGCCATGGATGAAGCATTCCCTGATTTTGGAAATTGCTGAAAAACGAAAAACGTTTTGTGAAAAAAGAGGAATTCCGTATAGCTTTCAGATAACGACAAACGGAACCTTGATAAGCAGTAACTCTGTTGAAAAACTGCAGAGAGTCGGATTGGATCGACTCCGTGTCAGTTTTGCGGGGCCTGCAGATTTACATGATTATTTGCGGCCGGGCAGGAATGGACAGGGAACATATGATGTGATTGTCAAAAATCTGAGAGAAATATCAGGAAATATTTCCATAAGAATTGAATATCAATATGACGGGTTGGATGATTCCTATTTGCGCGCACCGGAAATGCTGGATGATTTTATTGACAATGACATTTCGATTGATGATGTGCAGTTTACTCCCATTCTTGCTCAACGGCACAGCGATGAATTCAAGGGTGGATTGGATGATCCGGAAAAACAGGTTTGGTTACAGCATGAAGCAGTTAAGAGAAATCTGTCTCCGCCTGTCGCTCCACCTGTAAATACATGTCTGGCGGAGTTGAAACACAGGTTTGTTTTTGATGCTGCCGGGTTTGTTCTGCCTTGTCCAAGTCTGCAACCCGGGGAAATGGCTTATGGTGATGTTGTTACGGGAATTGATTTTTACAGGGAGGCTGTCATGTGCAATCGTTTATTACCGGAAAAATGCCGACAATGTTCTCTTTTACCTCTGTGTAAAGGAGGTTGCCGAAACCAGGCTCTGATCAAACATGGGAACTTTGACGGTGTAGACTGTAGGTATGGCCAGATACTTTTTTATTCCATGAATTATATTGAGGAGGAAATAAAAAAGGCCGGGGGATCAGTGATCATCTGA